A stretch of DNA from Cellulomonas fengjieae:
GCCGGCGCTGCTGCGGGGGCGGACCTGATGGGGGTGGTCGTCGGGTTGCTGCTCGGTGCCGGGCTGGCGTGCATCTGGTGGTCGTTCTGGGCCGAGCCGCGCCGGCCCGGCTCACGGAGCTCCACCGGCTGGCACGCCAGGACCCAGGACGCGCTGGTGCAGGCGGGGATGGCCGGGGCGACGCCCGGGGGACTGGTGCTGACCAGCGTCGTGCTCGGGCTGGTGGTCCTGGTGCTCGGCACGGCACTGACGCGGATCCCGTCCATCGCGCTGTGCTTCGCGCTCTTCGCGACGATGGCTCCGTGGGCGGTGGTGCGGGGCCGCGCCCGCCGGCGTCGGTCCCGGCTGCGCCAGCTCTGGCCCGAGGTGGTCGACCACCTGGGGTCCGGGATCCGCGCCGGGCTGGCGCTGCCCGAGGCTGTCGCGCAGATCGGGGAGCGTGGGCCGGTCGAGCTGCGAGAGGCGTTCACGGCGTTCGCCGAGGACTACCGCGCCACCGGGCGCTTCGGGGACTGCCTCGACGCGCTCAAGGCCCGGCTCGCCGACCCGGTGGCCGACCGGATCGTCGAGGCGCTGCGCCTGACCCGCGACGTGG
This window harbors:
- a CDS encoding type II secretion system F family protein, which gives rise to MGVVVGLLLGAGLACIWWSFWAEPRRPGSRSSTGWHARTQDALVQAGMAGATPGGLVLTSVVLGLVVLVLGTALTRIPSIALCFALFATMAPWAVVRGRARRRRSRLRQLWPEVVDHLGSGIRAGLALPEAVAQIGERGPVELREAFTAFAEDYRATGRFGDCLDALKARLADPVADRIVEALRLTRDVGGTDLGRLLRTLATFLREDVRTRGELEARQSWTVYAARLAVAAPWVVLALLATRPEAASAYDTPAGFAVLAVGGACTVAAYLVMLRIARLPDDPRVLR